One Halodesulfovibrio sp. genomic window carries:
- a CDS encoding tail fiber protein: MKKRFVRISIYVLVTLAITFAVSFANADDATSFNPTAVTVKAEPTGLAIGSVVAWPRSSVPKNYLRCNGQSFSTSSYPKLYKALGNNRVPNYDGEFLRGAGNGRGSVGSTQGDAIRNISGEFWAGKFNSKTSTDERTYVINDAEGAFSISGSSRGGWGSQSAWHSSSTKKIRFSADSQVPTADENRPRNIAVMYIIRAK, translated from the coding sequence ATGAAAAAACGATTCGTCAGGATTTCAATATATGTACTTGTCACGCTGGCAATCACCTTTGCCGTCTCGTTTGCAAACGCTGACGACGCAACAAGCTTCAACCCCACGGCTGTTACAGTAAAAGCAGAACCGACCGGACTTGCTATAGGCAGTGTGGTCGCTTGGCCACGTTCTTCTGTACCTAAAAATTACCTACGCTGTAACGGACAAAGTTTTTCCACCAGCTCATATCCTAAACTGTACAAAGCTCTCGGTAACAACAGAGTCCCTAACTATGATGGTGAATTTTTACGTGGCGCTGGTAACGGACGCGGCTCTGTGGGGTCAACACAGGGAGATGCGATCAGAAATATTAGCGGTGAATTTTGGGCCGGCAAATTCAACTCAAAGACCTCTACGGATGAGCGGACATACGTCATTAATGATGCAGAAGGTGCGTTTTCAATCAGTGGTTCATCCCGTGGAGGATGGGGCAGTCAAAGTGCCTGGCATTCAAGTTCTACAAAAAAAATACGATTTTCTGCCGATTCTCAAGTTCCGACGGCAGATGAAAACAGGCCACGCAACATTGCCGTTATGTATATCATCAGGGCTAAATAG
- a CDS encoding TrbI/VirB10 family protein: MSDTPDPQSYDRPKVRVTKLNKNLLYVIFAIGLGLLIFLAMEVDRSTTKTVKMQEEQNAPAPPDNKLPVVNPGNSAGLAIPTPQPEPAKDEYQPEQIVVVPTSTRNPALALKNRELAELRKIKWEQLRKAYTSPLETSSSIPVINEKQVVSETAVSQSNLPEAALTIVPPAEGMNMSSIATNESYDPADQRDKETFLSSRSKGTTQWTLPHSRTAGSPFELKTGALIPGIMLSGINSDLPGQIIGQVSQNVYATANEQHLLIPQGSRMIGVYDSRIVTGQSRLLIAWNRIVFPDGSSITLGSMPGADIAGYSGVEDETNNHYLRIYGSAVIMSVLSGVSAYASDTFKSSTAQNDKPSLQDELGSALASQLGQTSLKVLQKNLNIQPTLTIRPGSHFNMVVIKDIVFRAPYTNWR, from the coding sequence ATGTCAGATACTCCAGACCCTCAAAGCTATGACCGCCCGAAGGTACGAGTCACCAAGTTAAATAAAAACTTGCTGTACGTAATATTCGCGATAGGGCTTGGCTTACTCATATTTCTTGCAATGGAAGTTGATCGTTCAACAACGAAAACAGTTAAAATGCAGGAAGAGCAAAATGCCCCAGCACCGCCAGACAATAAACTTCCTGTGGTTAACCCGGGTAACTCTGCTGGCCTAGCTATCCCAACGCCACAACCAGAACCTGCTAAAGACGAGTACCAACCTGAGCAAATAGTTGTTGTTCCAACATCAACAAGAAATCCAGCATTAGCTTTGAAAAACCGTGAGCTAGCAGAACTTCGCAAAATCAAATGGGAGCAATTGCGAAAAGCATACACGTCACCACTGGAAACTAGTTCGTCTATCCCTGTTATCAACGAAAAACAGGTTGTATCCGAAACTGCTGTGTCACAAAGCAACCTGCCCGAAGCAGCCCTTACTATCGTACCTCCTGCGGAAGGTATGAATATGTCCTCTATTGCAACGAATGAATCCTATGACCCTGCTGATCAACGCGACAAAGAGACGTTTCTTTCTTCTCGTTCCAAAGGAACAACGCAATGGACGCTGCCACATAGCCGAACAGCCGGCTCTCCGTTTGAGTTGAAAACAGGAGCCTTAATCCCCGGCATTATGCTCTCCGGAATCAATTCAGACTTACCAGGGCAAATTATCGGGCAAGTTTCTCAGAATGTGTACGCCACTGCAAACGAACAGCATCTCCTTATTCCGCAAGGCAGCAGGATGATCGGCGTGTACGACTCTCGTATTGTTACAGGCCAGTCGCGTTTGCTCATTGCATGGAACCGCATTGTGTTTCCAGATGGCTCGTCCATCACGCTTGGCTCTATGCCGGGCGCTGACATCGCTGGGTATAGTGGAGTTGAGGACGAAACCAACAACCACTACCTCCGCATCTACGGTTCTGCTGTCATCATGAGCGTACTTTCTGGCGTCAGCGCTTATGCTTCTGACACCTTCAAAAGTAGCACCGCGCAAAACGACAAACCATCCCTGCAGGACGAATTAGGCTCTGCTCTCGCCAGCCAGCTCGGGCAAACCAGTTTAAAGGTGCTGCAAAAGAATCTGAACATTCAGCCCACACTAACCATTCGCCCTGGAAGCCATTTCAACATGGTTGTCATCAAAGACATTGTATTTCGCGCTCCATACACCAACTGGAGGTAA
- a CDS encoding type IV secretory system conjugative DNA transfer family protein, which translates to MKEQSYGLHEKREGRSGAWLYVYLLVLLCLVLFAMSIATQEVAAMYRHHEALGAPLFGTYYTPWNIIIWANQFPQAQQAIDAATQKGQVAFALPLILIFGIWQLFMHSPKIYKLLHGSARWAKKKDIQKAGLFATEGVYVGGWEDPKTQKLHYLRHNGPEHVLAFAPTRSGKGVGLVLPTLLSWLESAIILDIKGENWALTSGWRQKQGQRVLRFEPTDSKGTGARFNPLEEIRLHTAHAIPDTQNIASMIVDPDGKGLKDYWNKAAFALLGGAILHCLIEVRRKENRTATLSDLSLMLADPEKENAVLLQEMLIFDHGKILEEFLGANKSEADAVHIFIASSAREMLNKAENELSGVVSTAVANLALYRDPIVAANTAACDFRISDLMNGDSATSLYLVIRPSDIDRLRPLIRLILNIILRRLTEEMEFAEGQSVAGYNYRLLLMMDEFTSLGKLEIFERSLAFMAGYGLKTYFIVQDLTQLHAAYTKDESIMSNCHIRIAYAPNKIETAKVLSDMTGKTTIVTRKTSLSGNRSGHLGRASVSMSETGRALLTPDECMRLPGAVKDGSGKIVESGHMLLFPAGFYPIYGKQILYFLDPVFSQRALVPTPAMSDRITETPQEREAREEQLLVYDVNAAAQSKVLPITNSDSDEYDFEEPNFDGEEPDFEEPDFEEPSFDEPTFDEQESA; encoded by the coding sequence ATGAAAGAACAATCATACGGACTCCACGAGAAAAGAGAAGGACGTTCCGGAGCATGGCTCTATGTTTATCTACTTGTGCTGCTCTGTCTGGTACTCTTCGCCATGAGTATTGCAACACAGGAAGTTGCAGCAATGTACAGACACCATGAAGCACTCGGCGCGCCTCTTTTTGGTACGTATTACACCCCATGGAATATCATTATTTGGGCAAATCAATTCCCGCAGGCACAGCAAGCTATTGATGCTGCCACGCAGAAAGGGCAAGTCGCATTTGCGCTGCCGCTAATCCTTATATTTGGCATCTGGCAACTCTTCATGCACTCACCAAAAATCTACAAACTGTTGCACGGTTCTGCACGGTGGGCAAAGAAAAAGGATATTCAGAAAGCAGGACTCTTCGCAACAGAAGGCGTGTATGTCGGCGGATGGGAAGATCCTAAAACACAAAAGTTACACTACCTGCGTCACAATGGGCCGGAGCATGTTCTTGCGTTTGCACCAACCCGTTCCGGTAAGGGCGTCGGCCTTGTACTCCCTACTCTTTTGAGCTGGCTCGAAAGCGCGATCATTCTCGACATCAAAGGAGAAAACTGGGCGCTAACATCCGGTTGGCGTCAAAAACAGGGGCAGCGCGTTCTGCGCTTTGAACCAACTGATAGTAAAGGAACTGGTGCTCGCTTTAACCCGTTGGAAGAAATTCGCCTGCATACAGCACACGCTATTCCTGACACACAAAACATCGCCAGTATGATCGTTGACCCTGACGGCAAAGGATTAAAGGATTACTGGAACAAAGCCGCATTCGCCCTGCTGGGTGGCGCTATCCTTCATTGCCTGATTGAGGTTCGCAGAAAAGAAAATAGGACTGCCACACTAAGTGACCTGTCCCTCATGCTTGCTGATCCGGAGAAAGAGAATGCAGTACTCCTGCAGGAGATGCTCATTTTCGATCACGGCAAAATACTGGAAGAATTTTTAGGCGCGAACAAGAGTGAAGCTGATGCCGTGCATATCTTCATTGCTTCTTCAGCCCGCGAGATGTTGAACAAAGCGGAAAACGAGCTTTCCGGCGTTGTATCCACCGCAGTTGCAAATCTGGCTTTGTACCGTGACCCCATCGTTGCCGCCAATACCGCAGCATGCGATTTCAGAATCAGCGATCTTATGAATGGAGATTCTGCCACGTCGCTATACTTGGTTATTCGTCCTTCAGACATCGATCGCTTGCGCCCGCTCATCCGTCTTATTCTTAACATCATCCTACGCCGTTTAACCGAAGAAATGGAGTTTGCAGAAGGTCAATCCGTTGCAGGTTATAATTACCGCCTCCTACTCATGATGGATGAATTCACATCGCTCGGCAAACTAGAAATCTTCGAGCGCTCTCTCGCGTTCATGGCTGGTTACGGCCTGAAAACGTACTTCATCGTGCAGGATTTAACGCAGCTTCATGCAGCGTATACCAAAGACGAAAGCATCATGAGTAACTGCCACATCCGCATAGCCTATGCGCCGAACAAGATTGAAACCGCAAAAGTCCTTTCCGATATGACAGGAAAAACGACCATCGTTACGCGCAAAACATCGCTCTCCGGAAACCGTTCCGGTCATCTCGGAAGAGCAAGCGTAAGTATGTCTGAAACAGGTCGCGCGCTCCTTACACCTGACGAGTGTATGCGCCTTCCTGGTGCCGTCAAAGACGGCTCAGGAAAAATTGTTGAATCTGGCCACATGCTTCTATTTCCGGCCGGCTTCTACCCCATCTACGGTAAACAAATTCTCTATTTCCTTGACCCGGTATTCTCGCAGCGCGCCCTTGTGCCAACACCTGCAATGTCAGACAGAATTACTGAAACGCCACAGGAACGAGAAGCACGAGAGGAGCAGCTGCTTGTTTATGACGTAAACGCAGCCGCACAATCAAAAGTGTTGCCAATTACTAATTCTGACTCCGACGAATATGATTTTGAAGAACCGAATTTTGATGGTGAAGAGCCGGACTTCGAGGAACCAGACTTTGAAGAGCCTAGCTTTGACGAACCAACTTTCGATGAACAGGAGTCCGCATGA
- the traF gene encoding conjugative transfer signal peptidase TraF: MKWFIRLVILTGLFAAAHNAGYRINTTRSLPFGVYKTVAEPPKRGDLASFCLSPENEYRELAEERNYLGSSSLCPSGRKPLLKKLAGTAGDIITLHPDGIQVNSKRYALTIKTHDSNGRPLPRRLKAGIIPAGKALMLSTYNPNSFDSRYFGLVDARTLHKVIPIFTFN, from the coding sequence ATGAAATGGTTCATAAGGCTTGTCATACTTACCGGACTATTCGCTGCAGCGCACAATGCCGGTTATCGCATTAACACAACACGCTCGTTGCCTTTCGGAGTCTATAAGACTGTTGCTGAACCACCAAAGCGTGGAGATTTAGCAAGCTTCTGCCTTTCTCCGGAAAACGAATATCGCGAGCTGGCAGAAGAACGAAATTACCTTGGCTCCAGCTCATTATGTCCTTCCGGCCGGAAGCCTCTTTTGAAGAAATTAGCCGGCACAGCAGGAGACATCATAACTCTGCATCCGGACGGGATTCAGGTGAACAGCAAGCGTTATGCACTCACGATTAAAACGCATGACAGCAACGGACGACCGTTACCACGTAGATTGAAGGCTGGCATCATTCCGGCCGGCAAGGCGCTCATGCTCTCAACGTACAATCCAAACAGTTTTGACAGCCGATATTTTGGACTTGTAGACGCAAGGACGCTCCACAAAGTCATCCCGATTTTCACCTTTAACTAA
- a CDS encoding zincin-like metallopeptidase domain-containing protein: MTSKKPFHQEFAEQIIEDLKQGTAPWQKPWKTGEFHPPFNPVSGTVYSGVNFVSLARSGFNDPRFVTFNQANKEGWRIKKGSKARPVVFWQFTKEVDAVDDDGKPIRDDEGKTKKEEVRLERPILRFASVFHATQIDGIPEWSGRDVSWNPHERSEAILEGSGASITHDQRDRAFFSPTFDEIKLPPKDKFDSQSKYYATALHELGHWTGHEKRWDGTERPFGPKGTEEYAREELNAEIGSWMTAMELGLEYNRGQHLSYVDSWVKVLEKDPYEIMRACQTAERIKGHMLGFEKGIRMEEQLDKNIELERDEGTHPAVKHKRSAAEQKEAKIYLDVPYEQKHLAKKHGAKWDKEAKKWFAPEGADTEALNKWLPKEQAQDADLSVPARSAEKKLAETKTYLAVPFSEKNAAKKLGAKWDGRKKSWYAPEGTEMNALSRWLPKGKHQEAKSQMSPEQEFSQALRDAGLIMEGLPIMDGKLHRVPVEGGKTTSKDGAYTGYLDGRPAGFIENHKTGFKTNWKANGHKLSPEAMADIKANAAARQQARDFERKEMHERAAKRAYAKWRNAKGWAPDDQPYLKKKGVKSHGVKVDAQGNLLVPGRDTNGRIQTLQTITPDKKLLESGGEKAGAFHIICHYGDILPKQPLLIAEGYATGASIHEATRKPVAVAFDAGNLELVAKRLKQAYPDSRIVVMADDDHKQSNNPGVNKARAAAQAVAGSVVVPQFTDAEKVKGLTDFNDLHQERGLDALKVELNVGIRKALTQKQDKALAV; this comes from the coding sequence ATGACGTCTAAGAAACCGTTCCATCAGGAGTTTGCAGAACAAATAATTGAAGACCTGAAGCAAGGTACAGCCCCGTGGCAAAAGCCGTGGAAAACTGGTGAATTTCACCCGCCATTTAATCCTGTTTCCGGTACTGTCTACAGTGGCGTAAACTTTGTTTCCCTCGCTCGCTCGGGTTTCAACGACCCGCGCTTTGTAACCTTTAATCAAGCCAATAAAGAAGGGTGGCGCATTAAAAAAGGGTCAAAAGCCCGCCCTGTAGTCTTCTGGCAATTCACAAAAGAAGTGGATGCAGTTGATGATGACGGAAAACCTATTCGAGACGATGAAGGCAAGACAAAGAAAGAAGAAGTGCGCTTAGAACGCCCTATTCTTCGCTTTGCCAGTGTGTTTCACGCCACACAAATTGACGGCATACCTGAATGGTCTGGACGGGATGTTAGCTGGAATCCGCACGAACGCAGTGAAGCGATTCTCGAAGGCTCCGGCGCATCTATTACCCACGACCAACGCGACCGCGCATTCTTCTCGCCAACCTTCGATGAAATCAAACTACCGCCTAAAGACAAGTTCGACAGCCAGAGCAAATACTACGCAACCGCCTTGCATGAGCTTGGTCACTGGACAGGGCACGAAAAGCGTTGGGACGGCACAGAACGTCCTTTTGGACCAAAGGGAACTGAGGAGTATGCACGAGAAGAACTCAACGCAGAAATCGGCAGTTGGATGACTGCAATGGAACTCGGCCTTGAGTACAATCGCGGTCAGCATCTTTCCTACGTAGACAGTTGGGTCAAGGTTCTGGAGAAAGATCCTTACGAGATTATGCGCGCTTGCCAGACAGCAGAACGCATAAAAGGTCACATGCTGGGCTTTGAGAAGGGAATCAGGATGGAAGAGCAACTGGATAAAAACATTGAACTGGAGCGGGATGAAGGAACGCACCCAGCAGTAAAACATAAGCGCTCTGCCGCTGAACAGAAAGAGGCAAAAATATATCTGGACGTTCCATATGAGCAAAAACACCTTGCCAAAAAGCACGGTGCTAAATGGGACAAGGAAGCTAAGAAATGGTTTGCTCCTGAAGGTGCCGACACGGAAGCGCTCAACAAATGGCTTCCTAAAGAGCAAGCGCAGGACGCTGATCTCTCCGTTCCAGCTCGGTCGGCTGAGAAGAAACTCGCCGAGACTAAAACTTACTTAGCCGTTCCCTTCTCTGAAAAGAATGCTGCCAAAAAGCTTGGTGCTAAATGGGATGGTCGCAAAAAGAGCTGGTATGCTCCTGAAGGCACAGAGATGAACGCTCTCAGCCGATGGCTACCAAAAGGAAAACATCAAGAAGCAAAATCTCAAATGTCTCCAGAGCAAGAGTTTAGCCAAGCGCTCCGTGATGCTGGTCTTATTATGGAAGGTCTTCCCATTATGGACGGTAAACTGCACCGTGTTCCAGTCGAAGGCGGCAAGACTACTTCTAAAGACGGTGCATACACTGGTTATCTCGACGGACGCCCTGCTGGCTTTATCGAGAATCACAAAACCGGATTCAAAACCAACTGGAAAGCCAACGGACACAAGCTTTCTCCGGAAGCTATGGCCGATATAAAAGCAAACGCAGCAGCTCGCCAACAAGCGCGTGATTTTGAGCGCAAAGAGATGCACGAACGCGCTGCAAAACGTGCCTACGCTAAGTGGCGCAATGCCAAAGGTTGGGCACCAGACGATCAGCCATATCTGAAGAAAAAAGGCGTGAAGAGCCACGGAGTGAAAGTGGATGCCCAAGGCAATTTGCTCGTACCTGGTCGCGACACAAACGGTCGCATACAGACACTGCAAACCATTACGCCAGATAAAAAGCTACTGGAATCCGGAGGCGAAAAAGCCGGTGCTTTCCACATCATCTGCCACTACGGCGATATTTTGCCTAAGCAGCCCCTTCTCATCGCTGAAGGCTATGCGACCGGTGCCAGTATCCACGAAGCCACACGCAAACCTGTAGCAGTCGCCTTCGATGCTGGAAACCTCGAGCTAGTGGCAAAGCGTTTAAAGCAAGCTTATCCGGATTCGCGCATCGTAGTTATGGCCGACGACGATCATAAGCAATCAAACAATCCTGGCGTAAACAAAGCTCGTGCAGCAGCTCAGGCAGTTGCCGGCAGCGTTGTAGTTCCACAGTTCACTGATGCTGAAAAAGTAAAGGGACTGACGGACTTCAACGATTTGCACCAAGAACGCGGCCTTGACGCACTCAAAGTTGAGCTAAACGTCGGTATCCGCAAAGCGCTTACGCAGAAGCAGGATAAAGCTTTAGCTGTCTAA
- a CDS encoding DNA topoisomerase III — translation MRLFIAEKPSLGRAIAEGLGNGKKHEGYITCGDDTVTWCFGHLLELANPDDYNPEWKKWDAKALPIIPEQWMLKPRKGVSKQLNVIKKLLKKADVVVNAGDPDREGQLLIDEVLEHFGYAGNTQRIWLASLDEKSVAAALSSLKDNRDYATLSQAALARSRADWLTGINATRAMTLLGRSKGMQGVLSLGRVQTPTLNLIVTRDRTIANFKSQKYAVVQATLNHAEGSFKAQLQPSEDMTGLDEEGRLIDTAKAKTIAAEAKEQQGTIIEATAQKKTVHPPLPHCLSSLQKTASAKFGMSAKEVLDIAQRLYEKKLTTYPRSDCRYLPEEQFDDAGRILQALSSTPVFEEANPELKSKAWNTKKVTAHHGIIPTGQVPADLPDGEAKLFELISTTYALQFHLPRTYEAKKIIAEIADYTWATTGQTTLDAGWTKFDKQPEEQPLPAVQKDDEVSCVESKVDLKQTKPPAKFTEGTLIAAMASIHRFIDDAEAKKTLKENEGIGTEATRAGIIETLKQRGYIKADKKNLISTDLGRNIIALTPEQLKDPITTALWESRLSAIADGSEQFDTFMADQAHLLPVIITPITESAGAGLQGHPCPECGKGLRRLPSKKEKGKFFWACFEHDKPVFLPDEKGKPRTRKPKANLPEAPCPEEDCDKMMRRFESKKKKGKFFWVCADKEHPLRSDDDGKPGVAFGR, via the coding sequence ATGCGACTCTTCATAGCTGAAAAACCGTCTCTTGGCCGCGCTATTGCTGAAGGACTCGGCAACGGGAAAAAACATGAAGGCTACATCACTTGTGGCGACGACACCGTCACTTGGTGTTTCGGACATCTGCTCGAGTTGGCAAACCCTGATGATTACAATCCGGAATGGAAAAAGTGGGACGCCAAGGCGCTCCCGATTATTCCGGAACAATGGATGTTGAAACCGCGTAAAGGCGTTTCCAAACAGCTCAACGTCATTAAGAAACTGCTGAAGAAAGCTGACGTTGTAGTCAACGCCGGTGATCCGGATCGCGAAGGCCAGCTACTCATCGATGAGGTGCTCGAGCACTTCGGATATGCCGGAAATACACAACGCATCTGGCTTGCATCTCTTGACGAAAAATCCGTTGCTGCAGCGCTAAGTTCGTTGAAGGACAACCGCGACTACGCGACACTTTCACAGGCAGCGCTGGCTCGTTCCAGAGCGGATTGGCTGACCGGCATCAACGCGACACGCGCAATGACACTTCTCGGCCGCTCAAAAGGCATGCAAGGCGTGCTGTCCCTTGGCCGAGTCCAAACACCAACGCTAAACTTGATTGTTACACGCGACAGAACGATCGCTAATTTTAAGTCACAAAAATACGCGGTCGTGCAAGCTACACTGAATCACGCAGAAGGTTCCTTTAAAGCGCAGCTACAGCCCTCTGAAGACATGACAGGACTCGATGAAGAAGGTCGCTTAATCGACACAGCAAAAGCTAAAACGATCGCTGCAGAAGCAAAAGAACAGCAAGGAACGATCATTGAGGCGACTGCACAGAAAAAGACCGTGCATCCACCGTTGCCGCATTGCCTGTCCTCTCTGCAGAAGACTGCTTCAGCAAAGTTCGGCATGTCGGCCAAAGAAGTTCTGGATATTGCGCAGCGGCTCTACGAGAAAAAATTGACGACGTACCCGCGCTCTGACTGCCGTTATCTTCCGGAAGAGCAATTCGACGATGCTGGACGCATCCTGCAGGCGCTCTCTTCTACTCCGGTCTTTGAAGAAGCAAATCCGGAGCTGAAGTCGAAAGCGTGGAACACAAAAAAGGTAACAGCGCACCACGGCATCATTCCGACAGGACAAGTGCCGGCTGATCTTCCGGACGGAGAAGCAAAACTCTTCGAGCTGATCAGCACGACCTACGCCCTTCAGTTTCACTTACCACGCACATATGAAGCGAAAAAGATCATCGCCGAAATCGCCGACTACACATGGGCAACCACCGGCCAGACTACACTTGATGCCGGCTGGACAAAGTTCGACAAGCAACCTGAAGAACAGCCACTGCCGGCAGTTCAGAAGGACGATGAAGTTTCCTGCGTGGAGTCAAAAGTTGATCTGAAACAGACAAAGCCCCCTGCAAAGTTCACAGAGGGCACACTTATCGCGGCTATGGCCAGCATCCACCGCTTCATTGATGATGCAGAAGCAAAAAAAACACTGAAGGAAAACGAAGGGATCGGCACCGAAGCCACACGCGCCGGTATCATCGAAACGCTAAAACAGCGCGGCTACATCAAAGCCGATAAAAAAAATCTGATTTCGACAGACCTCGGCCGGAACATCATCGCACTGACTCCAGAGCAATTGAAAGACCCGATTACAACAGCACTCTGGGAGTCCCGCCTGAGCGCCATTGCCGACGGCTCAGAGCAATTCGACACATTCATGGCCGATCAGGCTCACTTGCTACCGGTAATCATCACCCCCATCACCGAATCCGCCGGCGCTGGCCTTCAAGGCCACCCTTGCCCTGAATGCGGTAAAGGCTTGCGTCGTCTTCCATCGAAAAAGGAAAAGGGCAAATTCTTCTGGGCCTGCTTCGAGCACGACAAGCCTGTCTTTCTACCAGATGAAAAAGGAAAGCCTAGAACACGCAAGCCGAAAGCAAACCTTCCAGAAGCCCCTTGCCCCGAAGAAGATTGCGACAAAATGATGCGCCGTTTCGAATCAAAGAAAAAGAAAGGCAAGTTCTTCTGGGTGTGTGCGGATAAAGAACATCCGCTTAGGAGTGATGATGACGGTAAGCCTGGTGTGGCGTTTGGGAGGTAG
- a CDS encoding BrnT family toxin produces the protein MCDQNVRFIPGVTSVEYDPEKEDTNIAKHGYSLSCAVDLIEAWILLQQGALWQVYERNEEERFSMLTEYQDGLVHLTATMRDNDVVRVISMRDASRTERQEYEETPPQVDLKALLGC, from the coding sequence ATGTGCGACCAGAATGTCCGCTTTATTCCAGGAGTTACTTCTGTGGAGTATGACCCAGAAAAAGAGGATACAAATATTGCAAAGCATGGGTATAGTTTAAGTTGTGCTGTCGATTTAATAGAAGCATGGATTCTTTTGCAACAAGGTGCTTTGTGGCAAGTTTACGAAAGAAATGAAGAAGAACGTTTCAGTATGCTTACCGAGTATCAAGATGGACTAGTACACCTGACTGCAACAATGCGTGATAATGATGTAGTTCGGGTAATTTCCATGCGAGATGCAAGCCGTACAGAGCGGCAAGAGTATGAAGAAACTCCTCCGCAAGTTGACCTTAAAGCATTATTAGGTTGTTAA
- a CDS encoding HNH endonuclease domain-containing protein — protein MLTRREALKIVATGATGTSLLMYSNAAAHSNIAITLPNISLEILHAAIRKLKNGDKVLVSPQSVDEKLLLKTYGFQFSEENADGIIYRFCPTRNKSIETISSIIYEDSKVTTYKIALLRALVDISSGLHSEHVFYDSEDGTDYAYIPYGLVCYQWIKYYWSLIEQDIPQIGRNTSLEFEKPLRALIAYAQQHYALSPQTQYLDDFKVGFLNGSELERLTSEVMSKLRSAIRSGPVRYAGNKETFSSTNRFSYTRNTKNLHSLSDYINSKGCIRLRLSLFFEMQVVGNILSDAIAIKWAQESVRLSERREHQITLQAVLPYLLTDIFEDRDQSQAREIATRLLQQENSLTCVYSGKELGKQFAMDHILPYSIFYNNDLWNLVPSAPAVNSKKSDKIIALDTLYTSRERLLEYWDYVAETRSEVFASELSSTLKIDTKSISWHAQLFDAVARQADVTAQHRGLSRWKF, from the coding sequence ATGCTGACACGACGGGAAGCACTTAAAATAGTGGCCACTGGTGCTACGGGAACCTCTTTGCTTATGTACTCCAATGCTGCCGCACATTCTAATATTGCAATTACGCTTCCTAACATTTCGCTTGAAATACTACACGCTGCCATTCGCAAGCTTAAAAATGGCGACAAAGTTTTAGTTTCTCCGCAGTCTGTCGATGAAAAGCTTCTTTTAAAAACGTATGGATTCCAATTCAGCGAAGAAAATGCAGACGGTATAATCTACCGCTTTTGCCCTACGCGAAATAAGAGCATCGAAACGATATCTTCCATTATTTACGAAGATTCAAAGGTTACTACATACAAAATTGCGCTCTTAAGAGCACTAGTCGATATCTCCTCAGGGCTGCACAGTGAGCATGTTTTTTACGACTCTGAAGATGGAACAGACTATGCGTATATCCCATACGGTCTCGTTTGCTATCAATGGATCAAGTACTATTGGTCATTAATTGAGCAGGATATTCCGCAAATTGGGCGAAATACATCTCTTGAATTTGAAAAGCCTCTTCGTGCTCTCATTGCATATGCACAACAACATTATGCTTTATCACCACAGACACAATATCTCGACGATTTCAAAGTCGGATTTCTTAATGGTTCAGAGCTTGAGCGCCTAACATCTGAAGTAATGAGCAAGCTTCGTAGCGCAATTCGTAGCGGGCCTGTTCGCTATGCCGGCAACAAGGAAACATTTAGCTCAACAAATCGCTTCTCATACACCAGAAACACAAAGAATTTACATAGCCTCTCTGACTACATAAATTCTAAAGGATGTATCCGTTTAAGGCTGAGTTTATTCTTTGAAATGCAAGTGGTTGGCAATATTCTTTCTGACGCCATTGCAATTAAATGGGCACAGGAATCTGTTCGTCTTTCTGAAAGACGTGAACACCAGATCACACTTCAAGCAGTACTACCCTATCTTCTGACAGACATTTTTGAAGATCGTGATCAGAGCCAGGCCCGCGAAATAGCAACACGCCTTTTACAGCAAGAAAATAGCCTTACATGTGTCTATTCAGGGAAAGAATTAGGCAAACAGTTCGCTATGGATCATATCCTGCCCTATTCTATTTTCTACAATAATGATCTCTGGAATCTTGTTCCTTCAGCACCGGCTGTGAATAGTAAGAAATCTGATAAGATCATTGCCCTGGACACACTCTATACCAGTCGTGAACGCCTACTTGAATATTGGGACTATGTAGCAGAAACAAGAAGCGAAGTGTTTGCATCTGAATTAAGCTCTACACTTAAAATAGATACAAAATCGATAAGTTGGCATGCACAGCTATTTGATGCCGTAGCTCGACAGGCGGATGTGACTGCACAACATCGAGGGCTGTCGCGATGGAAGTTTTAA
- a CDS encoding DUF5334 family protein yields the protein MACTFPALAWDGYDYDTGSSVEIESGNLVRTGEQIDFYDYNTGEYHSTDVMDVYDSGSTVDVEVYDYDTGEVRTLEMDNY from the coding sequence ATGGCTTGCACTTTCCCTGCACTCGCTTGGGATGGCTACGATTACGATACTGGAAGCTCAGTAGAAATCGAAAGTGGAAATTTAGTTCGTACCGGAGAACAAATTGATTTCTATGACTATAACACAGGGGAATATCATTCGACTGATGTTATGGACGTATACGACAGTGGTAGCACCGTAGACGTTGAGGTATACGATTATGATACGGGAGAAGTCCGCACGTTAGAAATGGATAACTATTGA